The genomic stretch gggcactctgttcacaacgttgacattagcaaaccgctcgcccacacaactcCATGCACGCTGTCTACCAtctacccggtacagttgaaaccgggattcatccgtgaagagcacacttttcagcgtgccagtggccatcaaaggtgagcatttgtccactgaagtcggttacgaagcCGAACTGCAGTCAAGTCAAGACCCTGATGAGGATGACGagaacgcagatgagcttccttgagacggtttctgacagtttgtgcaaagattatttggttgtgcaaacccacagtatAATCagctggctggtctcagacgatcccgcaggtgaagaagccagatgtggagttcctgggctggcgtggttacacctggtctgcggttgtgaggccggttggatgtactgccaaattctctaaaacaacgccagcccaggaactcacatgttagagaaattaacattaaattctctggcaaccgttctggtggacattcctgcagtcagcatgccaattgcacgctccctcaacttcagacatctgtggcattgtgttgtgtgacaaaactgcacattttagagtggccttttattgtgatcttcaggtcaaagtcggagctctagaaagatgccagagtttccgacttagaattccgagttggatgaccgttcaaaactatttttcccagtcggatctctggtttttccgagttcccagttgttttgaacactgcattagtctcagcggagggagctcgagagcagcagagggtccgcctctcacggTCCTTGCTCTCTCCTTCTTTTCCTCctgtgagactgaccagagaaaGGGGACAGTCTTCCACCTAATggtgaaactcgagtcgcaccaaATCTGCCTcgtgcacaaattcatgttgttcctatgaccagagaaagtgaaatattcctcaatattaaaatagacacgacgagctgctaataataataaaaacgcagggctatcgatacacttggctactcattcattgcagctgcagcacGAGTGGATGTAGGGTGAAGcgtgttttatgttttgtaatagtgttgaataaaaacagtgacAGTGCTGATTAAAAATGTAGACATGAACTCACTCGTAAAAACAGCAgatctttgctgtattctttgacagtcactatctggtcatggttttaaaagttatgaaatctcacgtaggctagtatcaaactttgctgtggccggggtcgtgatttgagctatccgattggTCAGCGCAGTAGACGCACTtgatttagccacagatctcccggtccgccgggtaggcggagttaaaggcgctgcatggtcattcagacgtctgcattggccgtgcggaatttacggtgatatggcctctgcagaagtcagggcattcatacttcttgcgcctCGCCAAGCAGCACAGAGCAGTtatgaaggaagttgtcaaggaagtgagtttgtgtttatacaggacctcccgccctcatctaccatcaaccaatcatgtcaatgcggagccctccgcattgttatgGGGTACGAAGCTCAACTTGGCCTGTGCGTGCCTCCAGAGGCTTCACAATTGCGTCACAACATCCATGTAATTTgttttcatccctgttagtgagcatttctcctttgccaagataatccatccacctgacaggcgtggcatatcaagaagctgattaaacagcatgatcattacacaggcacaccttgtgcttgggacattaaaatgccactctaaaatgtgcattttgtcacacaacacaatgccacagacatctcagttttgagggagcgtgcaattggcacgctgactgcaggaatgttcaccagagctgttgctagaaaattgaatgttaatttctctagcataagccgcctccaacgtcgttttagataatttggcagtacgtccaaccggcctcacaacgtCATACCACGTgtcaccacgccagcccaggacctccacatccggcttcttcacctgcgggatcgtctgagaccagccacccaaacagctgatgaaactgaggagtatttctgtctgtaataaagcccgtATTCTGATTGgcgtattctgattggctgggcctggctcccaagtgggtgggcctatgccctcccaggcccaccctggctgcgcccctgcccagtcatgtgaaatccatagattagagcctcatgaatttatttcaattgacggacttccttatatgaactataactcagtaaaatccttgaaattgttgcatgtttcgttttatatttttgttcagtatatgattCCTTTCGACAACTGACATCATTTTGAGAAGAGCTGACTATAAGAAGAGGAAGACTAACTAGAGAAAAGGAAAAGCAGAGACTTGTGTAACTGGATGTGGGCTGAGAGTCTGGGCATAACATTTACACACTACTTTCCAGGCAATGTCACAGCTACACATACTGTCAGTCTACACAGTCAAGGAAGGAAAGTGTCAAACTCAGTCCCTCTCTCAACACatacacagaacatagtctctgtGTTTTTCTACATCATCAGGAGACAGTCAGGTGGATCTCTGTGTTTCTGATCAGCTTAGTCCTTCACATCACTGCAGGAAATGAAGGTGAGTCCTACTGTCTTAACCTGTATGTGGTCATGGAGACCTCAGTTACttacaaaaacatgtttttaaataacGGAGACTGTGCGCACAAATATTAATGCAGTGAGTTTAAGGCATATACAATCAAAATAAGTGTTGCTTGTTGCTTTTACTCTGGGGAGAGTCAACCTTCGGCAGTTCTTTTTCTGGTTCATAAACAATGTTAATGACATATCTTATTACTAGTGGTCAAATAAACCATTGAtttactttggataaaagcatctgctaaatgggtACTGTTAAAGGGTATATATTGACTCTGTTGCAGATCTCTCAAATAATGTTTAACAGTTTCAGACAATGTAATATTAGATTACTTAACAGGAAGGTACAGTACTTCCCATAATGGATTGTCTATGCTGTTCAAGGATGAAGAAATCAATGGTCTCACAAGACTGTGTTGCCGAAGACTGACATGCAGATTTTAATAAGTATtatgtttctctgtgtttcaACAGGCTGCACCCTGGCTGGTCCTAACAATCCATTGCAGGTGATGACAGCCTACATTGGGCAGACTGTGCTCCTGCCCTGCTCCTGTCATGAACCTCAGTTTGAACATCCCAAAATCACATGGTTCTTCTTTAAAAATGGCAAAGGACCGGAAATAAAATTAAACCAGAATGATCACTTCAAAGTGAAGATGTTTAGTGCTGGCACCTTTCCTGGgaatctctctgtcctcctctcacaCTTCAATGAGGAGGATCAGGGGGATATACAGGTGTCAAATCACCAACAACCACTACAGGGATGTTGGACTCAAAGCTAAAGGTACATAAGAGATTCAGATcatggttatatatatatatatatatatcactgtgTATAGAACAGGGACAAACAGCACAAGGCAAATATACATAGCCAATTATATTGCCCGTTGTAGATCAGCAATTTCCAATTGTTATTGTattatataaaaaagtattgttAGTAATGAGTAGTATTAAGTGCTTATGATAGTAGTTTGATTAATAATTATCTAAAATTGAAAAAGTGTGCATCAACAAATTGGTCTCTTTCAACAGAATGCACTCTGTCAGGCACTAGTCAGATTGACTTCACTATCTACTCAGGCCAGTCTGTCCTCCTGCCCTGCTCCTGCACTGACCCCAAGACTAAACCTAACAGCTTCACATGGCatctctataaaaaaaaaaacagtggcTCTTGGGTAACATTAACCCAGAGTGCCGAAGTGGAGATATTTAATACTGAGAACTCTCCTGGAaacctctctgtcctcctctcacaCTTTACCAAGTCGGATGTGAGACAATACAGGTGTGGCATCAACAACGGCCAATACAGAACTTTCAATCTCATTGTTAAAGGTAAGAGATCTACTGTAAATCTAATCCATTTGTTTCTTATCATATATGTCATAATTTTGAGTGTTCACACTTAATTGGCACAAGTAAGATATAAAAACAGAATTGGCTTGACACAGGGCTACAAACCAGTATGTAGAGTCCCTGACATGACAGTTGCATAGTATTAGTATGGTTAACACTGGTAACAGAGTAGAAGTGAGCAAAACAACCACTCCCTTTGATTTTAATACTTATAACAAATACATATAACAAATCTCACCTCACAGTTGGGAGTCATTAGGATGTATAGCTAGGATGTATGGTATAGTTGATTTGTTACTTTAACATGTAACTCCATTCTGGCTAACACTAGGCTACTGATCTCTTCTGTTAGAGTCAGAGCAACCCAAAACACTCACTACCACCAAACGTCCAACAGTACCTCCACTCAAAACACCCACAACTAAAACATCCCTACCAACTGCATCTAAAGGTCAGTATGTGAAATGTATATAAATCATAATAGTATAAGTCTACAAATCATTAAAAATCAACTTTGGAGTATGGTAACTTGAGTATCAGTATACTAGTTGACCACATACTCTCAGCCTGGAAGAGTCTGAGTTCTTTCATTTGCACTGAGCCAAGCTCTCTGTTAGCCTGGTGGAATCAGCCGGATCACTGCGTTCACCATTCTGTTTTACTTGTTAAATAGAATGGTGAACACAGCAATCAGTCTAGCTCTCTTACACAGTAAACTGACTAACATGTTTGTGTACAGGAGGGAAAGGGAGGAATTCAGGAGAAACTCCATCTACATCCCTTGACCCCAATAATTTCATACTGGCTGTTCTACCAGTCATGCTGATAATTGCTGGAGTGGCTCTGTACATATACAGGAGGAACAAAGGTACTTCTTTAACCAACAGTTACAACTACTGAATTGAGGCTAACCACTCAAAATGTGATAATGATTTTtaagtctcaaggcttaaaaatcattctttaacccatctcctcccctttatctacactgattgaagtggatttaacaagtgacatcaataaggtatcatagctttcacctggattcatctgttCAGTCTATaagtcatggaaagaacaggtgttcttaatgttttgtacactcagtattaGCGTGTAAGTTAGTGTGAATTTCCATATTTGTGCATCCTAAATGTAAGCAGCAGCGCCAGTGTCTCTGAATGTATCTTGTGTTTGTAATTGTCCCTCTCTACAGGAGGATCCATCAGTGACATACTCCACCATCGACCACATGAAAGGAAAGGGGAAAGCAGCTGTGAGTCTGGAGAGTAGTGGAGAAACAGAGTATGCCAGCATCAAGATAGGCAGATCCTCCTAGAGCCactatacagtaggcctactacTATTGGCTCACAGCCCTATAATGCATATAGCTCTGATATTGTGCCCAGTATCATGTGGTTTTATCtggcacacatgactgtaaatatatgtttcatcTCCACCTCAGTAAGACAAGATTAGTGCTTAGCTGTTCACAGGAGATCAGATGTTGGCCAACCTAACACTGTAGAGAAGAGATTAGCAAGATTGGTGAAGTAACAAGATgaaatgtttgtttttgtgtaGCAGAGACAACGAGCCGTATATGTCTTAAAGTTTATTTAGTTCCTTTTTATATTGCTGTTGTGCAATTCTTTTTTAAATAGAGACGTAGGACTTCAGCCATTTTTGAGAGAAAGGAAGATGTAGTTTAACATATGAAACTTACTTTTCTGCCAAGTATCTGGTACACCCTGAGCAATTAATATTTCTCCACGTTGACAACATAAAGAAaggttaatttttttttttttttatcagagtTTGTCACAGACAGAGTTCGTCACAGACAGATCTTTTTGGTGTAGAGGACAAATCACACATTGTGGTCTTAGTGAACAAGAACATCAGTCTAACAATGTCATCAACTGAAGTTACTCTTTAGTGCAGTGTGTGTGACATGTTTCTGAGGTCTGTTCTCTTGCCCTTGTTTAGATACAGACAACATTGTCATTTGTCAAAGTCAGATCCTGCAATGGTCTACTTCAGCACACTCCCATAGATCCAAATCAGATAACCATCTATCTACAGCTTCTTAATAtattgtaatgaaacaggcagtgAGTGCTGCTCGACCCTTCAACTTTCCGGCCCGTAGCCCTGTGGAAATTGACTGTGCCACTAAGGCATGCTCAAGTGGCAGTGGATATCCACACTTATAAACCAGGGTCGCTACAACATCTTGGCTGAGTAAGCTCATGTGTTTTTCACATCCTTATTCTCAGCACTAACATGTCTGTGATGTTTCGTTTTGAAGATAATATTATTAAGCTGATTTagcacttttatccaaagtgactaaCATGAAGCAAACATATTTAGTAGCCTATATGTAGCCCATGGGCAAGTGCCCAATCTCCTGGATGTTGCCAGCCCTATGCTGATGAACTTTACAAAACAAGTGTGAATCTGTGTTTGCCAGTCTCTTAAACATTGTGTTGGAACTCTATTATCCCTAGCTACTAAATGTACCATGTTACAAAGTACAAGACATACAACTGGAACTGGCCAGTTGGAAACCAAACAGGTCATTATTGGTAAAGACTCAGGTCAAACACATGGAGGTGATTGGACTCAAACTGAACAGGAGAGGATAAGACATTGAGAAAAGGGTAGGATTAAACACCTGGAGAAGGTGGTTTGGTgggagtcccctgtagctcagttggtagagcatggcgcttgcaacgccagggttgtgggttcgtttcccacggggggccagtatgaaaatgtatgcactcactaactgtaagtcgctctggataagagcgtctgctaaatatgtaaaatgtaatgacacGCACCTCTGAGCTAGTGAGGAAGTTCTCCAGGCACTTGTTCTTGCTGAGCATGGTGTGTGCTGCCACCTGCTGGAGATAGGTCTCCAGTGCCCTGCAGTACGTACGCCAGTCCTCCCCCATGGCCAAGAAACCTACACAGCAGACCCAGTGAGACAGCCAAATCTTTCACTTATAACCAATATAAAACATTGGTATGGCCACCCATACAATATCAGACCAGAGACTGACCAATGCATAACAACGTTGCAGAGTTTCATTGGATGtaagatatatatttttgtattggTTTTCACAAATTAATGATACAACATAATAATTTGTAACAAACACATTGTTAGCAAGCATTGGCCTCTGTAGCGagggaaccccccccccccctgtaaGCAATATATTTGTTAAAATACATACCAAGTTGTTTCAGAACTTTGGTTGGTGCATTCAACTGAGGCTTGGCTGGTAGAGGAGGAAACTAGGTAGAGAAGTCACAGTGGTATTTTTTATGAGGCTTGAATTCCCAATGCAATGGTGTATAGCCTACATTGGGCTACATTTtgaaattataaactgggtggttcgaaccctgaatgctaattggctgacagccgtggtatatcagaccatataccacgggtatcacaaaacatgtatttttactgctctaattacgttggtaaccagtttataatagcaataaggcacctctggggtttgtggtatatggccaatataccacggctaagggctgtatccaggcactccgcgctgcgtcgtgcataagaacagcccttagccgtggtaaattcgccatataccacaccccctcgtgccttattgcttaaatatacacagagtataccaaaTCATTAGGAAAGATcttccaaatattgagttgcgcacccccctttgccatcagaacagcctcaattcgtcggggcatggactctacaaggtgtcgaaagcattcgacagggatgctggcccatgttgactccaatgcttcccacagttgtgtcaagttggctggatgtccttagggtggtggaccattcttgatacactgttgagcgtgaaaaacccagctgcattgcagttcttgacacaaaccgatgcgcctggcacctactaccataccccgttcaaaggcacatacatcttttgtcttgctcattcaccctctgaatggcacacatacacaatccatgtctcaaggcataaaaatccttctttaacctgtctccaccccttcatctacactgattgaagtggatttaacaagtgacatccataagggatcatagctttcacctggattcacctggtcagtctatatcacgtgtcaaactcattccaaggagggccaagtgtctgcgggttttcgctcctcccttgtactagATTGATAaaataaggtcactaattagtaaggaactcccctaaCCTTGTTGtctatgtgttcatttaaaagaAAAACCTGCATACACtgggccctccatggaatgagtttgtcaCCCCTGATCTATGTCATAGAAATATGttttgtatattacatttgtttctTAACTTTATTTGAAAGCAATATATAGTCACTGTTGAAGCTTTTGGTTTACTAGTTAGGGTCAGTGTCAGGTTTAGAACGTGTGTCAGGTTTAGAACGTGTGTCAGGTGTAGGTAATAAGAGGTGGGATACTAACAATAACCCCCAGTATCCCAGGCACCACCTCCTGACAGAACAGACACTGCTGCAGCCACTCAAAGTCCTCATGAGTCCTGGCCACATGGTACTCCCCACTGCCTGACAACTAggacatggggagagagagagggagcacagAGAACAACATGTCACAACAGTCAAACAGGGAACAAGTGCATTTGGTACAGTATTCATGCACACCATTGAAAACCTCCTCCTGATCTTATAGTACATCTGGACGCAATAAGAGGCACTGAGAAAAAATACTAACTTTATGGTCACTGTATCCAACAAAGGATATAAGAAACTGACCAATGTATAGTATATACCATAATTGTACACTATACTATTACTTAAGTTAATGGCTATCGTCAAGGCTTTAAGGTCCCACTGAGTAGGGTTCTGACAATCAGTAATTCTCCAAAATAGTGGCTACATTAGACTATGAGACTATTTCATTTATCTCTGAACACTACTCACCTTCTGGGATATGACTACGAAGGTCAGTGCATCCCCGTCTCTCACGGCTTCAGTGACCCGGATGGTTTGGACACTCACACTAAGTGACCCCTCTCTAGCCTCCTCCTGAAATCAACAACAGTAATTTCTGTCAGACTCCAAACAACACCAGAAAGCATTCATCATGAGACATGGTTATTGCTACAGCTATTGAATGTTGTTTAACTTAAAGTAGCTTGTCATCCTGCACTGATAAATGTCCATTATTACCACACCCTCACAAAAGCACACTTTCAGGTTTACAAAAACATCAGCATTCTAATACTTGCAGTATGATTCGTTTTAAATCATCTTCACAGCTAAAAAGTAAAACGCAAAAGGTGTGTCTCTGGCACACAGCCTATCACATGATGACCAGGAACTGTAGATAAACTGTCTTATCAAACTACATCATAC from Coregonus clupeaformis isolate EN_2021a unplaced genomic scaffold, ASM2061545v1 scaf0988, whole genome shotgun sequence encodes the following:
- the LOC121577560 gene encoding uncharacterized protein LOC121577560 yields the protein MRRIRGIYRCQITNNHYRDVGLKAKECTLSGTSQIDFTIYSGQSVLLPCSCTDPKTKPNSFTWHLYKKKNSGSWVTLTQSAEVEIFNTENSPGNLSVLLSHFTKSDVRQYRCGINNGQYRTFNLIVKESEQPKTLTTTKRPTVPPLKTPTTKTSLPTASKGGKGRNSGETPSTSLDPNNFILAVLPVMLIIAGVALYIYRRNKGGSISDILHHRPHERKGESSCESGE